In Janibacter cremeus, a genomic segment contains:
- a CDS encoding IS256 family transposase, with amino-acid sequence MTAPHIVDPAGLLSEALTEASPDLMRSLLQTMINALLSADADAVVGAEYGRPTPGRSAQRNGYRHRDLDTRVGTVDVAIPKLRTGSYFPEWLLERRKRAESAMITVVADCYLAGVSTRRMDKLVKTLGINSLSKSQVSRMAADLDQIVEDFRHRPLDEAGPFTFVAADALTMKVREGGRVVATSVLLATGVNADGHREVLGLRVATSETGSAWNEFFADLTARGLTGVRLVTSDAHQGLKEAIAANLTGAAWQRCRTHYSANLMDVTPKSMWPAVKAMLHSVYDQPDAPSVQAQFDRLIEYVDEKLPQVAEHLAGAREDILAFTAFPKDVWTQIWSNNPQERLNREIRRRTDSVGIFPNRNAIVRLVGAVLAEQTDEWAEGRRYLGLDVLARCRVTLITTTDPEIGAETMPALTA; translated from the coding sequence ATGACCGCACCACACATTGTCGACCCTGCGGGCCTGCTGAGTGAAGCCCTGACCGAAGCAAGCCCGGATCTGATGCGTTCGCTGTTGCAGACGATGATCAACGCGCTGCTGTCCGCGGACGCCGACGCCGTCGTCGGCGCCGAGTACGGCCGCCCCACACCGGGCCGCTCGGCGCAGCGCAACGGGTACCGCCACCGCGACCTGGACACCCGCGTGGGGACCGTCGACGTCGCCATCCCGAAGCTGCGCACCGGCAGCTACTTCCCCGAGTGGCTGCTCGAGCGCCGCAAGCGGGCCGAGTCGGCGATGATCACCGTCGTCGCCGACTGCTACCTCGCCGGCGTCAGCACCCGCCGCATGGACAAGCTCGTCAAGACCCTCGGCATCAACTCCCTGTCCAAGTCGCAGGTCAGCAGGATGGCGGCCGACCTGGACCAGATCGTCGAGGACTTCCGCCACCGCCCCCTTGACGAGGCGGGACCGTTCACCTTCGTCGCCGCCGACGCGCTGACGATGAAGGTCCGCGAGGGCGGGCGCGTGGTCGCCACCTCGGTACTGCTCGCGACCGGGGTCAACGCCGACGGGCACCGCGAAGTCCTCGGACTGCGCGTGGCCACTTCCGAGACCGGGTCCGCATGGAACGAGTTCTTCGCCGACCTGACCGCCCGCGGCCTGACCGGGGTACGTCTGGTCACCTCCGACGCCCACCAAGGGTTGAAGGAAGCGATCGCGGCGAACCTGACCGGCGCCGCGTGGCAGCGATGCCGCACCCACTACTCCGCGAACCTGATGGACGTCACGCCCAAGTCGATGTGGCCGGCCGTCAAGGCGATGCTGCACAGTGTCTATGACCAGCCCGACGCACCCAGCGTGCAGGCCCAGTTCGACCGGCTCATCGAGTACGTCGACGAGAAGCTCCCACAGGTGGCCGAGCACCTCGCCGGCGCGCGGGAGGACATCCTCGCGTTCACAGCCTTCCCCAAGGACGTGTGGACCCAGATCTGGTCGAACAACCCCCAGGAGCGCCTCAACCGCGAGATCCGACGCCGGACCGACTCCGTTGGGATCTTCCCCAACCGCAACGCCATCGTGCGTCTGGTCGGAGCCGTCCTGGCCGAACAGACCGACGAATGGGCCGAAGGACGGCGCTACCTCGGCCTCGACGTCCTGGCCCGCTGCCGCGTCACTCTCATCACCACCACCGACCCCGAGATCGGAGCCGAAACCATGCCCGCCCTGACCGCCTAA
- a CDS encoding zinc ribbon domain-containing protein, protein MRRAPSLLLPISPILIFLGIFLLFAAGRADAEAEQVALDNVGCTMGELLDIEGDYSDCPDEEYGGSGGKKFFGWTALLLGLGTGAVGAVLAVRTGTSDEPSSTDQGVTESANASATPSKTTDQISNSSAGPAAPITPDSSPRTEAIPEPSPVVTDIPRRACPECGEMIATTARLCRYCHSKIDPVSNA, encoded by the coding sequence ATGCGGCGCGCGCCCTCCCTCCTGCTGCCGATCAGCCCCATCCTGATCTTCCTCGGCATCTTCCTGCTGTTCGCCGCCGGCCGTGCCGATGCCGAAGCAGAGCAGGTGGCTCTCGACAACGTCGGATGCACCATGGGGGAATTGCTGGACATCGAGGGCGATTACAGCGACTGTCCTGACGAGGAGTACGGCGGCTCCGGCGGCAAGAAGTTCTTTGGCTGGACCGCGCTGCTGCTGGGACTGGGTACCGGCGCCGTCGGCGCCGTCCTGGCGGTGCGCACTGGAACGAGTGATGAGCCTTCGTCAACTGACCAGGGCGTCACCGAGTCGGCGAACGCGAGCGCGACCCCCTCCAAGACAACGGACCAGATCAGCAACTCTTCCGCTGGACCGGCAGCCCCCATAACACCTGACTCATCCCCACGCACGGAAGCGATCCCGGAACCATCACCCGTTGTCACCGATATCCCCCGCAGGGCATGCCCCGAATGCGGGGAGATGATCGCGACCACGGCCCGCCTGTGTCGCTACTGCCACAGCAAAATCGATCCCGTATCCAACGCATGA